The Shewanella mangrovisoli genome has a window encoding:
- the hda gene encoding DnaA inactivator Hda: protein MPLNSPLQLSLPVYLPDDETFNSYYPAAGNDELIQKLRANAEGQGEAAIYVWGPVKSGRTHLMHAACAHANELDRRSFYLPLGIHASISTALLEGLEQLDLICIDDVDDIAGHPIWEEAIFDLYNRVAENKRCALVVSGRSAPADAGFLLPDLVSRMQWGLNYQLQPMADDEKLAALQRRAAMRGLQLPEDVGRFLLNRMARDLRTLFDVLDKLDKASLVHQRKLTIPFAKEMLHL from the coding sequence GTGCCATTAAACTCACCGCTACAACTGTCGTTACCGGTTTACTTACCGGATGATGAAACCTTTAACAGTTATTATCCGGCAGCGGGTAATGACGAACTTATCCAAAAGTTGCGCGCCAATGCCGAAGGCCAAGGTGAAGCCGCTATCTATGTGTGGGGACCTGTGAAATCGGGTCGGACTCACTTAATGCACGCCGCCTGTGCCCATGCCAATGAACTCGACCGCCGCAGTTTTTACCTTCCCCTTGGCATTCATGCGAGTATCTCGACTGCGCTGTTGGAAGGTTTAGAACAGCTCGATTTGATCTGCATCGATGATGTGGATGACATTGCGGGTCACCCGATTTGGGAAGAAGCTATATTCGATTTATACAATCGTGTCGCGGAGAACAAGCGTTGTGCGCTGGTAGTCAGCGGCCGCTCGGCGCCCGCGGATGCAGGCTTCTTGTTGCCTGATTTAGTCTCTAGAATGCAGTGGGGACTCAATTATCAGCTGCAACCTATGGCCGATGATGAAAAGTTAGCTGCATTGCAACGCCGTGCAGCGATGCGCGGATTACAGTTGCCCGAAGACGTGGGCCGTTTCTTGCTGAACCGCATGGCAAGGGATCTACGTACCTTGTTTGATGTGTTAGATAAACTGGATAAGGCATCCCTCGTACATCAGCGCAAGCTCACGATTCCTTTTGCTAAAGAAATGCTCCACCTGTAA
- a CDS encoding uracil-xanthine permease family protein, with translation MKRLAIPLQGAQMLFVAFGALVLMPLLTGLDTSVALFTAGIGTLLFQLITKRQVPIFLASSFAFIAPILYGVQTWGIPSTMGGIIAAGLVYVLLGALVKVRGTDFIHKLLPPVVVGPVIIIIGLGLAPVAVNMALGKSGDGSLTLVPTNTALIISLASLCTTIAVAIFAKGLLKVMPILAGIVVGYGLSLAFGIVDFAVVTAASWIAIPKFVAPEFNWHAIAFMIPVAIAPAVEHIGDILAISNVTGKDFMKKPGLHRTLTGDGVATIAAAAFGGPPNTTYSEVTGAVTLTRNFDPKIMTWTAITAITLAFVGKLGALMQTIPVPVMGGIMCLLFGSIAAVGLNTLIRNHVDLSEPRNLSIVGVTLVFGIGGMAFGIGSFSLTGISLCGIVAITMNLLLPASKHHERDAASH, from the coding sequence ATGAAACGACTCGCTATTCCACTTCAGGGCGCACAAATGCTGTTTGTTGCATTTGGCGCCCTAGTGCTAATGCCGCTACTCACGGGGCTTGATACCAGTGTCGCCCTGTTTACCGCGGGTATTGGTACGCTATTGTTTCAGTTGATCACGAAACGCCAAGTCCCTATCTTCCTCGCCTCCTCCTTCGCTTTTATTGCTCCAATTCTGTATGGAGTACAAACCTGGGGGATCCCATCAACCATGGGCGGCATCATTGCCGCGGGTCTAGTCTATGTGCTCCTTGGGGCACTCGTTAAAGTGCGCGGCACCGACTTTATCCATAAGCTGCTACCGCCTGTGGTGGTTGGCCCAGTGATTATTATCATTGGTCTAGGTTTAGCACCAGTGGCGGTGAATATGGCACTGGGTAAAAGTGGAGATGGCAGTTTAACGCTCGTCCCCACCAATACGGCTTTGATTATTTCCCTCGCCTCACTCTGTACCACTATAGCTGTGGCTATTTTTGCCAAGGGCTTACTTAAAGTCATGCCGATTCTGGCGGGGATTGTGGTGGGTTATGGCCTAAGTCTTGCCTTTGGTATCGTGGATTTTGCAGTGGTTACCGCGGCAAGCTGGATTGCTATTCCGAAATTTGTCGCGCCCGAATTTAACTGGCATGCCATCGCCTTTATGATCCCAGTTGCGATTGCGCCTGCGGTTGAACATATTGGTGATATCCTGGCGATTTCTAATGTCACAGGTAAAGACTTTATGAAAAAACCCGGCCTGCATCGCACCTTAACCGGTGACGGCGTCGCGACAATTGCCGCAGCGGCCTTCGGCGGTCCACCAAACACGACTTATTCTGAAGTGACAGGCGCTGTGACTTTAACCCGTAACTTCGACCCCAAAATCATGACGTGGACGGCGATTACCGCTATTACCTTGGCCTTCGTGGGTAAGTTAGGCGCTCTGATGCAAACGATTCCCGTCCCAGTGATGGGCGGCATTATGTGTTTGCTCTTTGGTTCTATAGCCGCAGTGGGCTTAAATACCCTAATCCGTAATCACGTGGATTTATCCGAGCCACGTAACTTAAGCATTGTCGGCGTGACACTGGTATTTGGTATCGGTGGTATGGCCTTTGGCATCGGCTCCTTCAGCCTCACAGGCATCAGCCTCTGTGGTATTGTGGCCATCACCATGAATCTGCTATTACCCGCGAGCAAACACCACGAGCGTGACGCTGCATCACACTAA
- the arsC gene encoding arsenate reductase (glutaredoxin) (This arsenate reductase requires both glutathione and glutaredoxin to convert arsenate to arsenite, after which the efflux transporter formed by ArsA and ArsB can extrude the arsenite from the cell, providing resistance.), giving the protein MTQATIYHNPRCSKSRETLALLEQQGCDITVVEYLKNPPSAADIRGILATLKLSARELMRTKEDEYQALGLANPALTEEQLIDAMVKTPKLIERPIVLANQQAAIGRPPENVLNIL; this is encoded by the coding sequence ATGACCCAAGCAACGATTTACCATAACCCACGTTGTTCAAAGAGCCGCGAAACCTTAGCCCTACTCGAGCAGCAAGGCTGTGATATCACAGTAGTGGAATACCTCAAGAATCCTCCAAGCGCCGCTGATATCCGTGGGATTTTAGCCACTCTCAAACTCAGCGCCCGTGAGTTAATGCGCACTAAGGAAGACGAGTATCAAGCACTGGGACTCGCTAATCCGGCATTAACCGAAGAGCAACTTATTGATGCCATGGTCAAGACGCCAAAATTGATTGAACGCCCAATCGTACTGGCCAATCAACAGGCTGCCATTGGTCGTCCACCGGAAAATGTACTGAACATTCTCTAA
- a CDS encoding DUF2066 domain-containing protein has product MLKFLLKPSLLAFLYCLFTVNSLQAVEVSKLDEADVPVASRAVPERNKALKAALEKVIIKNTGTARSLDNGVIQSQLANPDALLSQYGYVEQNGQLLLKANFEHRRIITLLRQAQLPVWGIQRPLTLFWVAMPSEGDTILLSDSSTLAERQAFTTFSDERGIPVMLPILDLDELMGINPNDVKGMFADIVASVSGRYQADFLALVAIDPAGNQVRYRLNLYTKATIDSLTPPLFSFNGTAENSAQAITAMMAALGDYYFTKYAIADSGEQVGASVTFVNIDKMAQLVEVEKYLKQLSAVKNATLSRIQGNTATFSLDLFGSQTDFERLLSLEPRISVVAPGEFSAGASPAGKTVYQWRLP; this is encoded by the coding sequence ATGCTGAAATTCCTATTAAAGCCAAGCTTACTCGCGTTTTTATACTGCCTGTTTACCGTTAATAGCCTGCAAGCTGTTGAAGTGAGTAAATTAGATGAAGCCGATGTGCCCGTGGCTTCCCGCGCCGTGCCTGAACGGAATAAAGCCCTTAAAGCCGCGCTGGAAAAAGTGATCATTAAGAATACCGGGACTGCGCGCTCTTTGGATAACGGCGTTATCCAATCGCAACTGGCCAATCCCGATGCACTGCTCAGCCAATATGGTTATGTGGAGCAAAATGGCCAACTGTTGTTAAAAGCCAACTTTGAGCATCGCCGCATTATTACCCTGTTACGTCAGGCCCAATTACCTGTGTGGGGCATTCAACGTCCACTGACACTCTTTTGGGTTGCCATGCCAAGTGAAGGTGACACGATTTTACTGAGTGACTCATCGACCTTAGCCGAGCGTCAGGCATTTACGACTTTTTCCGATGAACGCGGTATTCCTGTCATGCTTCCGATCCTCGATCTCGATGAGTTGATGGGCATCAATCCCAATGATGTCAAAGGCATGTTTGCCGATATCGTGGCAAGTGTCTCGGGACGTTATCAAGCCGACTTCTTAGCCCTCGTCGCGATTGACCCTGCGGGAAACCAAGTGCGTTATCGCTTAAACTTGTATACCAAGGCCACGATCGACTCATTAACGCCGCCACTGTTTAGCTTTAATGGCACAGCAGAAAATAGCGCGCAGGCGATCACTGCTATGATGGCGGCGCTAGGCGATTACTATTTTACTAAGTACGCCATCGCCGATTCAGGCGAGCAGGTCGGCGCCAGTGTGACCTTTGTGAACATTGATAAAATGGCGCAGCTGGTTGAAGTCGAAAAATACTTAAAACAACTCAGCGCCGTGAAGAATGCGACGCTGTCGCGCATCCAAGGTAATACCGCGACGTTTTCCTTGGATTTGTTTGGTTCTCAGACCGACTTTGAGCGTTTACTGAGTCTAGAGCCACGAATTTCGGTGGTGGCGCCAGGGGAGTTTTCTGCCGGTGCCAGCCCTGCGGGTAAAACTGTCTACCAATGGCGGTTACCTTAA
- a CDS encoding DUF2069 domain-containing protein produces MTSSTLLTLSRLGYLALVLLLGGWFIGQGINGEYTLLFSLLWLVPLLLPVRGILKGNPYTYAWASFILCLYMLHALTLLYVTTDALAFAIIEVLLIGALLVAFPFYARIRGRELGLGLKKKSDKQD; encoded by the coding sequence ATGACCTCAAGCACTCTGCTGACACTGAGCCGTTTAGGCTACCTTGCCCTCGTTCTCCTGCTGGGCGGTTGGTTTATTGGTCAGGGCATCAATGGGGAATACACCTTATTATTCAGCCTGCTTTGGCTAGTGCCTTTATTGTTACCTGTAAGAGGCATTTTAAAGGGCAACCCGTACACCTACGCTTGGGCCAGCTTTATTTTATGCTTATATATGCTGCACGCCCTCACCTTGTTGTATGTCACGACCGATGCATTGGCCTTTGCTATTATTGAAGTCCTGCTGATTGGCGCGCTGTTAGTCGCGTTCCCGTTTTATGCTCGTATCCGTGGACGTGAGCTCGGTCTGGGCCTTAAGAAAAAGTCCGACAAGCAAGACTGA
- a CDS encoding Grx4 family monothiol glutaredoxin, which yields METVEKIKQQIAENPIIVYMKGSPKLPSCGFSSQVAQIMINCGEQFAFVDILQHPDIRAELPKYANWPTFPQLWIEGELIGGCDIVVDMYQKGELQPLIKATADKYKTAE from the coding sequence ATGGAAACAGTAGAGAAAATTAAACAGCAGATCGCTGAAAACCCAATCATCGTATACATGAAGGGTTCTCCTAAATTACCAAGCTGTGGTTTTTCATCTCAGGTAGCACAAATCATGATCAACTGCGGCGAGCAGTTTGCATTTGTGGATATTCTCCAGCACCCAGATATCCGTGCTGAATTACCTAAGTATGCAAACTGGCCAACTTTCCCACAATTGTGGATTGAAGGCGAGCTGATTGGTGGTTGTGATATCGTGGTTGATATGTACCAAAAAGGCGAATTACAGCCGTTAATCAAAGCGACTGCTGATAAATACAAAACCGCAGAGTAA
- the sodB gene encoding superoxide dismutase [Fe] → MAFELPALPYAKNALEPHISQETIEYHYGKHHNTYVVKLNGLIEGTDFAGKSLEEIIKTSTGGVFNNAAQVWNHTFYWNCLAPNAGGEPTGPVADAINAAFGSFDAFKAQFTDSAVNNFGSAWTWLVKKADGTVAIVNTSNAATPLTDSTVTPILTVDVWEHAYYIDYRNVRPDYLAHFWQLVNWDFVNQNFAG, encoded by the coding sequence ATGGCTTTCGAATTACCCGCATTACCATATGCAAAGAACGCACTAGAACCACACATTTCTCAAGAAACCATTGAATACCACTACGGCAAGCATCACAACACCTACGTTGTTAAGCTAAACGGTTTAATCGAAGGAACCGATTTCGCAGGTAAATCTTTAGAAGAGATCATCAAGACTTCTACTGGTGGCGTATTTAACAACGCAGCTCAAGTTTGGAACCACACTTTCTACTGGAACTGCTTAGCGCCTAACGCTGGCGGTGAGCCAACAGGTCCTGTGGCTGATGCGATCAATGCTGCATTCGGTTCATTCGACGCATTCAAAGCACAATTTACCGATTCTGCGGTAAACAACTTTGGTAGCGCTTGGACTTGGTTAGTGAAAAAAGCCGATGGCACTGTAGCTATCGTTAACACTAGCAATGCTGCAACGCCTCTGACTGACAGCACTGTGACACCAATCCTGACTGTTGACGTGTGGGAACACGCTTACTACATCGATTACCGCAACGTACGTCCTGACTACTTAGCCCACTTCTGGCAATTAGTTAACTGGGACTTCGTGAACCAAAATTTCGCTGGCTAA